The DNA sequence TTTCAAGACTTTCACGGTTAACAGCAATTCATTTAAAATTACAGTCCAATTTATATGTGACTGTAGAACAATTGTCGGAGCAATTCAATATTAGCAAAAGAACTGTTTATAGAGATTTACACGCTTTAGAGCAAGCCAATGTTCCTATTGTGGCTGTGGAGGGAAAAGGTTATACTTTAATGGACGGGTATAAAATTCCACCTGTAATGTTTACAGAAACTGAAGCAAATGCACTCATTTTTGCACAAAAGATAATGGCAAAAACCAAAGATGAATCTTTGATAAATGAATTTAATAATGCCATAGATAAAGTAAAAGCAGTATTACGAAGTGAAGAAAAATCAAAAGCTGATTTTTTAGCGAATAGAACATTTATAGGAAAGAATTGGCAAAATGAAAAAACAAGTAATTTTCTTTCTGTAGTACAACGTGCTTTAACAAATTTTAATGTATTAAAAATAGCCTATAAAAAAGAATCTGACTTAGAACCAATTCTAAGAGAAATAGAACCTTTTGCTATTTACCATAGTTTTTCAGAAGATTGGATTGTAGTAGCTTGGTGCAGGTTGAGAAATGAGTTTAGAAATTTTAGAATAGACAGGATAAAAACCATCGTTAGTTTACCCGAAAAATTCGTTCCACACCATATGACAATGGAAGAATATGGAGAAATCCAGCGGAAAAAATATTTAGAAGGAAATAGTTTACATTATAAAAATATAAAAACAACCAAAATGATAACCGTAAAAGTAACGTACACTGTAAAACCTGATTTTGTTCAGAAGAACCAAGAAAACATTAACTTGTTTATGACTGATTTCAAAAAAATGGACACTAATGAATTCCGCTACGGTTCCTATGTGTGTGGAGACGGCAAAACATTTGTTCACCTATCTCATTACAAAAATGAGAACATTCAAAAAAAATTGCTTCAGGTGCCTTCATTTTTGTCTTTTCAGAAACAAAGAGATGAAAGTGGTTTAGAAGACTTGCCAGAAATTGAAGTAATGGAAGTAGTTGCTTCTTCACATGATATTTTTAAGTTTTAAAACCTATAAATAAAAAGGAATGTTTACCTACTCCAATTTTAAGATTATAGAATCTCAATATTTTGTATTTTTAAACAAAAAAAATAATGACAGATTCCTTTTTTGAAAGTATTTATAACTATCCAAGTATTAAAAAAGAGGACTATAAAACTATTATGTTTGCCCACACCAAAGTTGAGTTTTCAAAAAATGAAATCATACTTAATGAAGGTAAGATTAGCAACGAATATTTCCTAATTAAAAAAGGTTTGTTTCGTTCTTTTGTTATCGACTATAAAGGTAATGACATTACTACCAATTTTTTTAGTCCTAATGATATTTTAATTGAAGTAGCTTCTTTATTTCTTCGAATCCCTTCAAAAGAAACGATTCAGGCATTAACAGACTGTGAAGTTTATAAAATTAATTTTGATGATTTTCAAAAATTGTATAGCACTATAGAAGGCTTTACCGAATGGGGAAGAACCTGGATGTCTCAGCAACTTTTTATAGCCAAACACCGTGCTGTAAATATGCATACACAAAGTGCTTCTCAACGCTATTTAGAACTAATGAATCAGACCCCACAAATAATCAAAGAAGTACCCTTAAAACACATTGCTACTTATTTAGGAATTACCGATACGTCTTTAAGTAGAATAAGAAAAGAAGTATTGTCTCAATCAGAAAACTTGCCATAGGACAAGATTTTTTCGTTTTCCTTTTTTCATTTTTGTAATCATAACAATTAAATAAATAGATAAGATGAAAAAATTTAATCCTGTAGTGTGGTTCGAAATATATGTAAATGACATAGATAGAGCTGTAAAGTTTTACGAAAATGTACTTCAAGTAACACTGGAAGATATGAGCGACCCAACAAATAAAAATGTTCAAATGAAATGTTTCCCTAGTGATATGGAAAATTACGGTGCAGCTGGAGCTTTAATGAAAATGGATGGGATAACACCTTCTGTAAACGGAAGTCTCGTTTATTTTGGTTGTGAGGATTGTAAGATTTTAGAAAATCGAGCAGCTGAAAATGGAGCTGAAATTATTCAAGCGAAAATGGGAATTGGAGAACATGGCTTTGTATCTATTGTTAAAGATACTGAAGGGAATTCTATTGGGTTTCATTCCTTAAAATAAGGATGAATATTATGGAAAGTATTGAACATATCAACTACATAAAAGCCCCTATTTCTAAAGTCTATAATACACTTATTTCTGAAGACGGGCTAGGAAATATTTGGACCAAAAAACTTCAAGTAAAACCTGAAGTTGGTTTCGTCAATGAATTTGATTTTTATGAAGGTTATATCACAAAATTTAAGATTCTTAAACTTGTTGAAAACAGTAAAATAGTCTGGGAATGCATCGAATCTGATGAAGAATGGATAGGGACTAAAGTATCATTTGAACTTACTGAGAAAGATAATAAAACAACAATTATTCTTAAACACTTTGATTGACGAGAAAAAACTGACTTTTATAGGTGGTGTAATTACAATTGGGCAATGTTCTTATTTCGATTGAAGAACCATTGTGAAAATTAATTCAACGTTTAAAATCAAAATTATGAAACAACAAATCACAACTTTTTTAACATTCCAAAAAAACAACGCTGAAGAAGCTATGAATTTTTATGTCGACTTATTCAATAATTCAGAAATAATAGAGGTACAACGCTACGGAAAAGATGGTCCTGGTACAGAAGGAACAATCATTAGAGCAATTTTTGAACTAAACGGGAAACAATTTTTGTGTAGCGATAGCTTTATTCAACACGATTGGAATTTCACCCCTGCAGTATCCAATTGGGTAGAATGTGAGAATGATAAAGAAATTGAACAGCTTTTTAAAAAGCTATCCGAAAATGGGGATGTAAAAATGCCCTTAGACAATTACGGTTTTAGCAAACAATTTGCTTTTGTAGAAGATCGGTTTGGAGTTTCTTGGCAATTGAATTTGGAATAAAACCGTGCATAAAACGGATTTCATTTATCAGTTTTTAGTCCTAGAATCAAAAACATATCATTATGAAAACAACACAGATTTGGGCAAACCTTGGTGTGGAAAACATAGAAAAAACGACAGAATTTTATAAATCATTGGGCTTTCAGTTAAATGGAAGCCCTTCAGAAGATTTAGTCAGTTTCTTTTTTGGTTCTGATAATTTTGTGATTCACTTCTTCTTAAAAGAAAAGCTACAAGAAAGCCTTGAAGGAAAAACGTCTGATTTAACATTAGGCAATGAAGTGATGTTTTCTTTATCAGTTGAAAACAAGGAAGAATACAACCAATGGGTAACTAAAATAAAGAATGCTGGTGGTAAAATTTTATTCGACTCTAACAAGGATAGAAAAGCATTTTATGATGAAAATGGATTTTATGTTTGTGTGTTTTCCGACCCAGATGGACATAAATTTAACCTGTTATATAATGAGAATATATAATGCTAAAAACGATTAAAAATGACCAAAATAATATCGAGTCCAAATTGCGGAAATTCTCCCAAAATGGAGTTTTTAAAACTGTTTAACATAGCCTTTGCTAAAGGAGATGTTGCCTTTTTAAACGAAAATGTAACAGACGACATCGTTTGGAATATGATTGGCGACAAAAAATTAGAAGGAATAAAAGCGTTTACGGAAGAATTAGAAAAAATGCAATCTGTAAAAGCATCTGAATTGATATTAAATCAAATCCTATCCCACGGTAAAGAAGGTGCAGTAAATGGGGTAATGACAATGGAAAACGGTAATCCTATCCCACGGTAAAGAAGGTGCAGTAAATGGGGTAATGACAATGGAAAACGGTAAGCAATATGCATTTTCTGATTTTTATATTTTTCAAAGTGCTAAAGGAGAGAAATTAAAAGGAATAACATCATACTGCATAAAATTATAAAGATGAAAACCATTTTTGACCCGAACATCAGACTACAGCTAATCAAACGAATTGAACAAATCAATGCAGACAGTAAAGCGCAATGGGGTAAAATGAATGTTTACCAAATGATAAAACATTTGAATATTTGGAATCAATGGGTGCTAGGTATTGATAACAATATACCTTATAAACAAGACTTTCTTGGTAAACTTATTGGAAAAATGGTCTTAAAGGCCAACACCAAAAACGACAAACCGATGGGTAAAGGTGCACCAGCAGGTTCAAACTTTACCATCAAAGAGAAAAGTGGAGATTTTGAGAAGCAAAAACAAAAATTGTTTGATTTAACTGAACATTACGGGTGCTATAACAACCTAGATTTTATTCACGGTTTTTTCGGTAGAATGACCAAAGAGCAAATTGGAATTTTCGCTTATAAGCATTATGATCATCATTTAAGACAGTTTGGAGTTTGACTTACATTCATCGTATAGAAGTATAAATCTCTTGAAGAAAATGAAAGTGAATCCCCAGATTAATACTACCTCTGCCACTGTCGAGATTTTCAAAACCAATGTCACGCATAATCAGTTAGCCAACAAAATAGTAGCTGATTTCAAGCAATTATATCCTGAGTATCGCATCAACTTTGATTTAGAGGATTGTGATAAAATACTTCGTATAGAAAGTTATACAGGTATTGATATTTTAGGCATTCTCAACTATGGCAGTTTAAACAATTTAGAAATAAATCTTATTGACTATTAGATGCTTAAAATTTTATTTCAGAGCTTGGTAGCAAACGTGAATCTTCAAGTGCAGCAGTTCTATGACCAGCATTTTTTAGATAATCTTCACTTTGAGCAAATTCCATAAATTTTAGTACCGATTGATGTTTAACCAATAATATTGCATCCCATTTTTCAGTTTCAGGTCCTATTAAAAAATCTTTTCCCTTTCCATAATATACAATTTCACTACCTGCTTTTAGAAATTGTGATTTTGTGGTATCGAGATATAGCTGATAGGCTTCTTCTCCACTAATTTCTTGTTTGGGGCTTAGATGTTCTAAATGAGTATAATCAGCTATTTCTTTAAATTTTAATAGATTTAACATTACTATTTCTCCCCTGTCCTTAAAGTTTTGATAAAATTGTTTACCACTATTGGTTGTGGCTTCTAAATATTTTTCCATTACAAATTATTTAATCTAACCATTCATTTACAGATGTCTAATTTAAAATAATACACTTTTTTTATTGTATTTTTCTTAAAAAAATTGCGCAATTAAATAACTGCACTTATTTTTGCAGTCAAATAACTGTGTAATGAAATTAAGGAGAGATGTATTTCAAGCCATAGCTGACCCTACAAGAAGAACCATTATCACGTTGGTTGCGGCAAGTGCAATGACACCGAGTGCTATTGCCGAAAACTTTGATTATTCCAGACAAACCATTTCCAAACACATTCAAATTCTTACCGAATGTGAGTTGTTGAAACAGGAACAAAAGGGAAGGGAAATCTATTATCAACTAAATCCTGATGGGATGAAGGAAATAGCTAAGTTTATAGAACCGTTTAGAAAATTATGGGATGAACGATTTAATTCATTGGAAGCTGTTATGAAGAAACATCAATCAAATATTAAATAGACAATGGAGCAAAAAACTAAAATCAATGCCCTAGAAGGTAAGCAAGAGCTAACTATCACGAGAGAATTTGACCTTCCTGTTGAACTTGTTTACAAAGCCTATACCGAAGCAGAATTTGTAGCACAATGGATGGGAACCAACGTACTAAAGCTGGAAAACAAAAATCACGGAAGTTATGTGTTTGAAACCTCACACGAAGGAAATATAATGTTTAAGGCAAATGGAACCATACACAAGCTTATTCCGAACCAAGAAATAGTAAGAACTTTTGAAATGGAAAATATGCCGATAGGCGTACAATTGGAGTTCTTGAATTTTGAAAAAGTTACAGAAGACAAAAGCAAGTTAACCATTCAGATTATATACAAATCAGAAAAACACCGTGCTGAGCAATTAAAACTACCTTTTGCTTATGGTTTAAATATGGCTCACGATAAACTAGAGGTAATATTTACAAACTAAAAAAAGTCATAATGAAAAAAAGAGAAAAAATCATTTATTGGATAGCCACAGTTTGGCTTTCCTTAGGGATGTTATCAACAGGAATTGTACAATTGTTACAATTAGAAGAAAACATTAAAAGTATGGAATTATTAGGCTATCCTATGTATTTGTTAAGTATTCTAGGTGTATGGAAAATTCTGGGAGTTATAACCATCTTAATTCCTAAATTCCCATTACTTAAAGAGTGGGCATACGCAGGGTTTTTCTTTGTAATGTCAGGTGCTATTATTTCCCATTTAGCAGTTGGAGATGAATTAATAACACTTTTTGGACCGGCTTTACTTTTAGCTCTAACAATAGCATCTTGGTATTTCAGACCAGCAAACAGAAAATTAGAAAAACAATAGATATGGCAGATTTAAAACCTAAAACAGTTGATGAGTTTATAGACAATTCACCAGAAAAATCTCAGGGAATTATGATTAAGCTGAAAAAGCTAATCGAAGCTACTGAACCAAATGCAGAAAGTGGTATTAGTTGGAATGTGCCCATCTATAAATGCAATGGAATTCTAGCAGGATTTTCCTTGGCTAAAAAACACGTCAGTTTTGGCATAGATTCATTAACCGAAGAGATGCGTAAAATATTGAATGAAAAGGGATATAAAACAGGAAAGAAAACCATTCAGATAAAATTTAATCAAGATATTCCTTCAAAAGAATTTAAGCTACTTATTCAAGAACAGGCTAAGCTCAACGCATTATAAAATCAGATGGAAATCAAAGAACATTCAAAAAGCGGTATTAAAATCGCAGAAATTATCTCAAATGAAATTATAATTAAAACCACAGAAGATGCCTTGGATTTAATGGGTAACATCTATTATCAAGGATATGATAAAATGATTTTACATCAAAAAAATATTACACCAGAGTTTTTTGATTTAAAAACTAAGTTGGCTGGAGACATCCTTCAGAAATTCACTCAATACAATATGGCTTTATCCATTATTGGAGATTTTTCAAAATATGAAAGTAACAGTTTAAAAAACTTTATATACGAAAGTAACAAAGGATTACAGGTTAATTTTCTAAGTTCAATGGATGAAGCACTAAACACATTGTAAAATAAAAATATTCTTAAATGGAAAAAGTAGACCAATACATCGAAAAGATAAAGAACTGGAAAGAAGAAACCATTCTATTGCGAGAAATCTGTTTAGAATGTGGTCTCGAAGAGGATTTTAAATGGATGCATCCTTGTTATACTTTTCAAGGTAAAAACATTGTACTTATTCACGGTTTTAAGGAGTATTGTGCCTTGTTATTTCATAAAGGAGCATTACTTAATGATGCTAACAACCTTTTAATTCAACAAACCGAAAACGTGCAGTCAGCTCGTCAAATTCGATTTAGAAACAAACAGGAAGTTATTGACTTAAAATCAGCTATCAAAGCTTATGTTTTTGAAGCCATTGAGGTGGAAAAAGCAGGATTGGAAGTAAAAATGAAAAAGACTTCTGAATATGAAATTCCTCAAGAACTTGAAGAAGCATTAAAAAGCAATCCCGAATTAGAAACCGCATTTTATAACCTAACCCCAGGGAGACAAAGAGGGTATTTACTCTATTTCTCACAAGCCAAACAATCCAAAACACGAATAACAAGAATTGAAAAAACAATCCCTAAAATACTAGAAGGAAAAGGTTTAAATGATAGAGAAGCATAAAACATCCAATTAGCTATGAAAAATTATCCTAAAGACAAATTAATACAAGCCTCAACAGTTATTGAGTCACTACTACATAAATGTGAAAAGTCCAGGCTAAAACTTACGGATAGAACATCACAACATACTTTACTAAAAAATAGAATTGAGGCTCTCAAAATTGCTTTAAAACTTATAGAAAGTGAGGTTGAAAACAAATTGATAGACAATGGGAAATAAAAAAGAACTGATCAATCAAATAGAATTTTTAAGAATCCCATTTATAATTATTATTTTAGTTCTTATAAGTAGAATAGCATCAATGATTTTATTCAATTGTTGGCAACAAGCTAAAAAAAATCCGTTTTCACATCAAACAACGAGCAAAAAAAAATAAGTTCAGCTTTTAGATGACAAAATCCCCAAAAAAATCAATCATATTTGTCTTAATCGTTACTGCTTTAGATACTGCGGGATTAGGAATAATATATCCCGTTTTACCACAACTAATAGAGGATTTAGTAAACACAGATATAAGTACTGCGGCAACTTATGGTGGTTGGCTGACTTTTGCATATGCGTTGATGCAGTTTTTTTTTGCACCTGTTTTAGGAAATTTGAGCGACAGATATGGCAGAAGGTCAGTATTATTGATTTCGCTATTCGGTTTTACGCTTGATTATTTATTTCTTGCGTTTGCACAAAATATAATTTGGCTTTTTATCGGTCGCATAATTGCAGGAATAACCGGAGCAAGTTACTCGGTTGCAGCGGCTTCAATTGCAGATATAAGCACCGATGAAAATAGAACGAAAAATTTTGGTTATATAAATGCTGCATATAGTTCGGGCTTAATAATCGGACCAGTAATCGGTGGATTGCTCGGACAATTTGGAACACATATACCTTTTATTGCAGCAGCTGTTTTAAGTTTCGGGAATTTTGTTTTTGGATATTTTATGTTCCCAGATACATTGGACAAATCCGATAGAAGAAAATTTGAATTAAAACGAGCCAACCCTTTTGGGTCTTTTAAACATTTAAGCAAATTTCCAACAATTATAACTCTAATTGTTGCAATGTTCTTTATGGCAATTGCAGGTCATAGTATGCCAAGTGTTTGGGCGTATTTTACCATTGAAAAATTTGATTGGAATGTAGAATTAATAGGTTATTCATTAGCATTTTTAGGTTTACTTTCAATTATCGTTCAATCTTGGCTTGTAGGCATATTGGCCAAAAAGTTGGGAGATGACAAAATGACCATATTTGGGTTATTGTTTTCAATCGTAGGATATTTACTCATAGCATTCTCAAACGTGGAATGGCTTCTAATTCCAGCAATGATAATTAATGTAATTGGGAGTGTGCAAAGAACAGGTTTTCAAAGTATAATTTCCTCTCAAGTTTCAAAAAGCGAACAAGGCGAATTGCAAGGAAGTTTAAGCAGTCTTCTCGGATTAGCAACAATTATCGCACCACCATTACTGACAATGGTTTTCACACATTTTACAAAAAATGAAAGTTCGGACATTTATTTTCCAGGAGCACCATATTTAATTGCTGTATTTTTGACAATAATAAGCCTGATTATAATGTTTATAAATTACAAAAATCGGAAAAAGCCAGTTGCTAACAAACGTATATAAAACATAGCTATTTCGGGCTTTCCCAAAGGTTTGTGCTTATTTACGAAGTCCGCCAAATTTTTATTTTTGTATATTTAGAAATTAAAAGATAAGTAGAAAAAATAAAAATTTGGCTTGTGCATAATCCGAAAAGTTAGCGTCTATTTACACGCTACGTTTCATATACAAACACGTTAGCTGCAAACTGAAAATACATCGTACTAAACAACAAAATTAAAGTCTGAACAATGAACGACATCAAATTTAATGGCGGAATAAATATCGCAATAAAAATTCCGAAATCTAAATATCAGGAAACTGTGAAATTTTATAGAGAAATCCTGAAATTGGAAGTGACCGAAAAAGAAATAAAGAACCCAACAGTTTCTAAAACTCACGAAGTTAAATTTGGAAATAATATAATTTGGTTGGATTGCGTAGACAATTATACTCATTCGGAAACTTGGTTGGAGCTGAAAACGCCCAATGTGGAAAAAGCGACAGAATATTTGAAATCCAACGGAATTGAAACTTGCGATGAATTGGAAGAAATACCAAAAGATAATCATTGGATAATGGACCCAGCAGGTAGTGTATTTATAATCGGAAAAGATAATTCGGAATATTCACTCGACTGAAAAAAAGTGAACAAGTTACACGTATAAAAAAATGCTAGGTTTAGCTAAACCAAAATTAGTTGCTCGTTTGCTAGCTTCTAATTTTTCTTTGGGAGATCTTCACACACACAACTTTTATACATAAATGTTCTGCATAATGTAAAATTAGACTGGTGTATTCAAAATACCGCAATAAAAAACGAATAACTTTAGAAATTAGGGAGAAACAAGTTAAACAACAATTAAACTTCTTATAGTTTTATCAATGAAGTATAAAGAAATAAATCCAAGTCATAACCTCCAAAATCAAATTCACAGCTATTGGGAGTTAAGAGGAGATACATCGAGTAATCATTGGGAACGTATTTTTCCTGATGGTTGCCCAGGTTTAATTATGAATCATGGAGACAACTGTTTTACCGATAATGGTACAATGAAAATGGAACACGGTAAAACTTATATGGTTGGAGCAATGACTACTTTTAAAGAAAGTTATATTAATGAACACACACACCTCATAGGTATTTGTCTTAAACCATCAGCTTTTGCATCATTTTTCTCTTATTGCTCTCTCAGCGAGATAAAAAATAACACCGTGCTATTAGACAAAAATCTCTCTTTTGATAGAGACCTTTTTTTTAAGAACAACTACACCGATTATTTAAATCAATTTTTTACGGATAGAAACAATAATAAGGCCACAAGATTAAGTTCAGTCATAGATGACATACAGGTATCAAGAGGTTTAATGACTATTGATGAATTGTCAAAACAAAATGGAATTTCAATAAGGCAATTAGAGAGGTTATTTAACAGCTTTATAGGGTTAACCCCAAAAGAATACGCAAACATTATTCGTCTACAATACGCATTAAATTTAATTGCATCACAAAAGGAACACACATCATTATCAGATATTG is a window from the Pseudalgibacter alginicilyticus genome containing:
- a CDS encoding helix-turn-helix transcriptional regulator, translating into MAYTDNISRLSRLTAIHLKLQSNLYVTVEQLSEQFNISKRTVYRDLHALEQANVPIVAVEGKGYTLMDGYKIPPVMFTETEANALIFAQKIMAKTKDESLINEFNNAIDKVKAVLRSEEKSKADFLANRTFIGKNWQNEKTSNFLSVVQRALTNFNVLKIAYKKESDLEPILREIEPFAIYHSFSEDWIVVAWCRLRNEFRNFRIDRIKTIVSLPEKFVPHHMTMEEYGEIQRKKYLEGNSLHYKNIKTTKMITVKVTYTVKPDFVQKNQENINLFMTDFKKMDTNEFRYGSYVCGDGKTFVHLSHYKNENIQKKLLQVPSFLSFQKQRDESGLEDLPEIEVMEVVASSHDIFKF
- a CDS encoding Crp/Fnr family transcriptional regulator → MTDSFFESIYNYPSIKKEDYKTIMFAHTKVEFSKNEIILNEGKISNEYFLIKKGLFRSFVIDYKGNDITTNFFSPNDILIEVASLFLRIPSKETIQALTDCEVYKINFDDFQKLYSTIEGFTEWGRTWMSQQLFIAKHRAVNMHTQSASQRYLELMNQTPQIIKEVPLKHIATYLGITDTSLSRIRKEVLSQSENLP
- a CDS encoding VOC family protein, translated to MKKFNPVVWFEIYVNDIDRAVKFYENVLQVTLEDMSDPTNKNVQMKCFPSDMENYGAAGALMKMDGITPSVNGSLVYFGCEDCKILENRAAENGAEIIQAKMGIGEHGFVSIVKDTEGNSIGFHSLK
- a CDS encoding SRPBCC family protein, producing the protein MESIEHINYIKAPISKVYNTLISEDGLGNIWTKKLQVKPEVGFVNEFDFYEGYITKFKILKLVENSKIVWECIESDEEWIGTKVSFELTEKDNKTTIILKHFD
- a CDS encoding VOC family protein; the encoded protein is MKQQITTFLTFQKNNAEEAMNFYVDLFNNSEIIEVQRYGKDGPGTEGTIIRAIFELNGKQFLCSDSFIQHDWNFTPAVSNWVECENDKEIEQLFKKLSENGDVKMPLDNYGFSKQFAFVEDRFGVSWQLNLE
- a CDS encoding VOC family protein, translated to MKTTQIWANLGVENIEKTTEFYKSLGFQLNGSPSEDLVSFFFGSDNFVIHFFLKEKLQESLEGKTSDLTLGNEVMFSLSVENKEEYNQWVTKIKNAGGKILFDSNKDRKAFYDENGFYVCVFSDPDGHKFNLLYNENI
- a CDS encoding nuclear transport factor 2 family protein — protein: MTKIISSPNCGNSPKMEFLKLFNIAFAKGDVAFLNENVTDDIVWNMIGDKKLEGIKAFTEELEKMQSVKASELILNQILSHGKEGAVNGVMTMENGNPIPR
- a CDS encoding DUF1569 domain-containing protein; translation: MKTIFDPNIRLQLIKRIEQINADSKAQWGKMNVYQMIKHLNIWNQWVLGIDNNIPYKQDFLGKLIGKMVLKANTKNDKPMGKGAPAGSNFTIKEKSGDFEKQKQKLFDLTEHYGCYNNLDFIHGFFGRMTKEQIGIFAYKHYDHHLRQFGV
- a CDS encoding ArsR/SmtB family transcription factor is translated as MKLRRDVFQAIADPTRRTIITLVAASAMTPSAIAENFDYSRQTISKHIQILTECELLKQEQKGREIYYQLNPDGMKEIAKFIEPFRKLWDERFNSLEAVMKKHQSNIK
- a CDS encoding SRPBCC family protein, with protein sequence MEQKTKINALEGKQELTITREFDLPVELVYKAYTEAEFVAQWMGTNVLKLENKNHGSYVFETSHEGNIMFKANGTIHKLIPNQEIVRTFEMENMPIGVQLEFLNFEKVTEDKSKLTIQIIYKSEKHRAEQLKLPFAYGLNMAHDKLEVIFTN
- a CDS encoding DoxX family protein — its product is MKKREKIIYWIATVWLSLGMLSTGIVQLLQLEENIKSMELLGYPMYLLSILGVWKILGVITILIPKFPLLKEWAYAGFFFVMSGAIISHLAVGDELITLFGPALLLALTIASWYFRPANRKLEKQ
- a CDS encoding iron chaperone: MADLKPKTVDEFIDNSPEKSQGIMIKLKKLIEATEPNAESGISWNVPIYKCNGILAGFSLAKKHVSFGIDSLTEEMRKILNEKGYKTGKKTIQIKFNQDIPSKEFKLLIQEQAKLNAL
- a CDS encoding DUF4180 domain-containing protein translates to MEIKEHSKSGIKIAEIISNEIIIKTTEDALDLMGNIYYQGYDKMILHQKNITPEFFDLKTKLAGDILQKFTQYNMALSIIGDFSKYESNSLKNFIYESNKGLQVNFLSSMDEALNTL
- a CDS encoding YdeI/OmpD-associated family protein — translated: MEKVDQYIEKIKNWKEETILLREICLECGLEEDFKWMHPCYTFQGKNIVLIHGFKEYCALLFHKGALLNDANNLLIQQTENVQSARQIRFRNKQEVIDLKSAIKAYVFEAIEVEKAGLEVKMKKTSEYEIPQELEEALKSNPELETAFYNLTPGRQRGYLLYFSQAKQSKTRITRIEKTIPKILEGKGLNDREA
- a CDS encoding TCR/Tet family MFS transporter, with the protein product MTKSPKKSIIFVLIVTALDTAGLGIIYPVLPQLIEDLVNTDISTAATYGGWLTFAYALMQFFFAPVLGNLSDRYGRRSVLLISLFGFTLDYLFLAFAQNIIWLFIGRIIAGITGASYSVAAASIADISTDENRTKNFGYINAAYSSGLIIGPVIGGLLGQFGTHIPFIAAAVLSFGNFVFGYFMFPDTLDKSDRRKFELKRANPFGSFKHLSKFPTIITLIVAMFFMAIAGHSMPSVWAYFTIEKFDWNVELIGYSLAFLGLLSIIVQSWLVGILAKKLGDDKMTIFGLLFSIVGYLLIAFSNVEWLLIPAMIINVIGSVQRTGFQSIISSQVSKSEQGELQGSLSSLLGLATIIAPPLLTMVFTHFTKNESSDIYFPGAPYLIAVFLTIISLIIMFINYKNRKKPVANKRI
- a CDS encoding glyoxalase/bleomycin resistance/dioxygenase family protein → MNDIKFNGGINIAIKIPKSKYQETVKFYREILKLEVTEKEIKNPTVSKTHEVKFGNNIIWLDCVDNYTHSETWLELKTPNVEKATEYLKSNGIETCDELEEIPKDNHWIMDPAGSVFIIGKDNSEYSLD
- a CDS encoding helix-turn-helix transcriptional regulator; this translates as MKYKEINPSHNLQNQIHSYWELRGDTSSNHWERIFPDGCPGLIMNHGDNCFTDNGTMKMEHGKTYMVGAMTTFKESYINEHTHLIGICLKPSAFASFFSYCSLSEIKNNTVLLDKNLSFDRDLFFKNNYTDYLNQFFTDRNNNKATRLSSVIDDIQVSRGLMTIDELSKQNGISIRQLERLFNSFIGLTPKEYANIIRLQYALNLIASQKEHTSLSDIAFECGYYDHSHLTNAVKRHTGFLPSEL